The genomic window AGGTCTGTATCACGCGCCAGCCGGATATGACCCATTTCGGCTTCATCAGTCAGCGAAAATAACTCAGTGTAGACCTTCTCGCCGGTTAGTGCGGACAGGCTGAGCGGTGTAATAAACTGCTGCGCAGACTCTGTCATTACGCCGCGCACCGCAAAGCCTCTGTCCATTAACCGGCGGGCCAGATCAAGCCCCTTATAAGCGGCGATGCCCCCGTTGATGATCAGCAGAACCTGCCGTCTTGTCTCGGCATTCAGCGCAATCAGCTGCAGCCTGTCCTGATCAAACTGCCAGCCCTTCTGTTGCAAGGCGGCTTGGATCAAAGCCATCTTTTCACGAGGGATTTCAGCACGCTTTACATAGTTTGACAATGCACTTGGTCCGACCCCTAACAAGGCCTGGACAGCCTCACGGCCACCTAATTTATGCAGAATCTGTTCGAAGGCCTGGGCAAAGTCAGACATAGGCACCTCATTATTTTCACAAATTTGTGAATTATTCACAAAATCAGAATCATACTAGCCCAAAATGACCATAAAACGCAATCGCGATCAGACCTGCAATGATAAGCCAGGGTAATTTGGACGACGCACGCGGCGGTTCTTCAGGGCGCTCCAGCCTGTCCAGCAAAGCAGGGAGTGCATGATAAAGTCTGGTCAGATCACGAGCCACCTGTTTTGCCTGAGCAATGAGGGTCACCTCAGATGTCATCCAATTTTCGGCCAATGGCCGGGCCAGATGCCACATATCGGCTTGCGGATTCAGGGTGCGCGCGACCCCTTCGGCCATCATCATTGTTTTTTGCAGCAGATTGAACTGAGGCTGAACAGAAATTTCAAAATGCGAGGATATCTGCAAGATTTGGCCTAATACTGTGCCCAGAGAAATATCTTCCAATGCCTTACCCATGACCGGGTCAACCACACTGCGCAGGCTTTGTGCAAACAAGGGCAGAGGCACATGCTCAGACAGCATGCCAGCGTCATGATGCAGGCGGGCAACCAGGGCATAATCTCTTTCCAAAATGGCCATTAATAACCTGGCCAGGAACAACCGATCTGAAAAATCAAGCTGGCCCATAATACCGAAATCAATAGGAACTAACGTGCCATCTGCAGTGACAAAAATATTACCGGGATGCATGTCTGCATGAAAATAGCCGTCTCGGAAAACCTGATTGAAAAAGCTGGTCGCAGCGATCTCTGTGATATTTTCAATATCATGCCCGGCAGCCTTCAGGGCGGCTACATCATCAATGCGCACACCATCTATCCATTCTGTGACCAGAACATAACTACTGGTACGTTCAAGGTCAATAAACGGAATACGGATACCTGCATCTGCGGCCAGATTTTCGGCCAGCTTTCCCCCTGCTGCTGCCTCCATCCGCAAATCAAGTTCAATTTTTGAGATAGATTCAAACTGGTCAACTGCAGTCACCAGCCGCAGACGGCGCAAAGCAGGCGCAACAGTCTCAGCCAGTCGGGCCATAGTTTTGAAGAACAGAATATCGCGCCGCATCTGTTTATGAATACCTGGCCGCAGGATTTTCACAGCCACCAGCTGGCCATCAGGTCGTCTGGCTTTATGAACTTGTGCGATAGAGGCTGCAGCCACCGGAACATCATCAAAATCGCTGAACAGCTCATCAACCGATTTGCCAGAACTGTCTTCGATAATTTTGCGGGCTTTCTGGCCATCAAAAGCGGGTAATTTGTCCTGTAATTGGACCAGCCCGCCCGCCAGCTCCGGGCCAATCAGGTCAGCCCGTGTGGCTAAGGCCTGACCAAATTTGATAAATCCTGGCCCTAACGCCTGAAGCGCTTCACATAAGGCTTGTCCGGC from SAR116 cluster alpha proteobacterium HIMB100 includes these protein-coding regions:
- a CDS encoding 2-polyprenylphenol 6-hydroxylase (PFAM: ABC1 family~TIGRFAM: 2-polyprenylphenol 6-hydroxylase); translation: MAVLLVLWRLPRMGFILGRAGILGHLAKLDLWPGWLAQLLRLLNFLIVSRSARTDAGQALCEALQALGPGFIKFGQALATRADLIGPELAGGLVQLQDKLPAFDGQKARKIIEDSSGKSVDELFSDFDDVPVAAASIAQVHKARRPDGQLVAVKILRPGIHKQMRRDILFFKTMARLAETVAPALRRLRLVTAVDQFESISKIELDLRMEAAAGGKLAENLAADAGIRIPFIDLERTSSYVLVTEWIDGVRIDDVAALKAAGHDIENITEIAATSFFNQVFRDGYFHADMHPGNIFVTADGTLVPIDFGIMGQLDFSDRLFLARLLMAILERDYALVARLHHDAGMLSEHVPLPLFAQSLRSVVDPVMGKALEDISLGTVLGQILQISSHFEISVQPQFNLLQKTMMMAEGVARTLNPQADMWHLARPLAENWMTSEVTLIAQAKQVARDLTRLYHALPALLDRLERPEEPPRASSKLPWLIIAGLIAIAFYGHFGLV